Genomic DNA from Cucurbita pepo subsp. pepo cultivar mu-cu-16 chromosome LG13, ASM280686v2, whole genome shotgun sequence:
GGcctaaagaaagaaagctcCACCAATAATCCTTTGTCATTTTCGTCTCTCTTTAAGAGTCAGGATGATGAGAGTACTGGTGCTGTGACTGATGAGAACTCTCCTTCAAACTCTTTGGCTTCTTTGCCTAAAggtgatgaagatgatgactAGTTTTGTTCTTCCCTCTCTGTGTAACTGAGTTTTCATCGCTTTTTCTTGTCAACAAGTTCATCTTTCAACTCTGTACAGTCAAGTGTATAGAATTATGTACAATCTGGTAGCGGAATTAAGTTTTGTTCCATGAATGTGTGAAGAATTGACGAGCTATTTTGTCATCTGATGATGATATGAACTTGAATTATCAAATCAAATCGACCTGAGGTCAGTTCGCCTCTTGAAGTGCCTAGGTGAGCGTCTTCAATCAGGCGCCGCAACAATGCGCAGTGTCACAATTGCACCCCCTCGAGATGTTTACAAGcaattgtgcgacactcactctCAGCACCGAGTGAGTCAGCCAACTCGAAATTGCGTCGCCTACTGCTTGGCGATGAATGCTCAAACTTCTGGCCCCGTttgagaagaaagttttagaaaacgggagtagagagattttcgaaagagagtttgaatGCAAGATTGAAAGAAATGTTGAAAATCAATGTTATAGGCTATAAGCGAGAAAGACAACACAACAGCTTCGATAGCATATAACTCCtagtaggaagaattgacaaaCTAGTCGCATCCCCCTATTTTGAGGTATTTTAGGTCTATCAAGCATAacatgattttgttaaaaCGTTATACACTtaggaaatataaaaaaggaacTATACATCATGAAAGCgataaaagaaagcaataaagGGATATAATGCAAGGGGTTTAGCATGTAACGAACATGCAGCCATAGACAACACGTCtcggacaagcatgaccgtgtgACACGCAGCGCCCAACCTTCTTATACCCACCAAACTAACCCTATGCAAAAGGTCCACATAAATACATGCCATGCAGAGATTCCTTTTTTGGTATTATGGCATGTTCTTGACACTTTTCATTGGCTCCCTTTGTGTCACCTTGGGGTGGCTTTGAAAACACTGCTCCATTAGTATGGAAGAAATAGTATCTTTatacctctttttttttctttcttttttacagaTTCTCATGCTAGACTAACCCTATTCCTCTCTCAATATTATGAGACAACAATTTAGTTCTACATTTGTactaaaatacaaagaaaaccAAGCCAAGCCATgtataagaatgaaaaaatgagTCGAGACAGTATCTTTTTGATCTTCATAAGCGGGTTCTCATCGCACCATCTCGTCGTAATCGAAAGGAAGTGGAACAGAATCGAATGCCCTGTATTTCCCCACATTGTTTAGGTGCTCATTCTCCAACCTGATCAGTAAAAAATCCAGAAGTCTTTTAATTATCACGAGTAATGCAGAAGCTAGTTGAACTTGATCATGGAGTTCTATAATCAGCCATTTTGTTGCACAAAACTTAGTTCTATAATGTTTAAATACCCCTTTCAAGAGAACATCCATTCCCTGCCTGAAATGATTCAAGGAACGAAGAACATACCTGAAGAAATTCCAGATTCCTCGTCGAATAATCTCCAACACGGCGACAATCGCAATCAAGGCTTGCCTATGGATGAATGGGGCTTCTCTAAAGCCTAATACGGATTGCATCCAAGCAAGTCGTAGCAAGATATTCAGTACCTGCAATCCAGATTCCAAACAAAATTATCAGCTAAGATGCATCATAGTTTCCTATTCCAAGCTGATTTTCAAAGAAGAACAGATCCAAAACAACCAGTAGTGTTCTTACAATTGCTGCAAAGTAAACACTTTTGTTGGATATCACTAGTTTGTCTCTCAACCATGGATTTTTCGAGTTTCGTCGCAGAAGACCCCAATCGCATACTATATCCCAGTACGTGCCTGAAATTGTTGCAATAACAGAACTAACAGCAGCCAAGGTTCTCCAAGTCATCCCCATATTCAAATCATTGCCAGTTCTCATAGCAACTGCAATGACCGTTGAGAAGTACTTCAGTCCATTAAACACATGCATCACATCTTTCTCTTCGATCAAGCGCCGGAGGCACTGCAAGCATTAAACAACCTTAGCCCTGATGATTTGATACCATGGGAACATGGGGAAAATATCTGTTAAACCAGTTGATTACCTGAAGAGTACGGATCCAATATGGAATAATTGCAACAACAAAGTAAAAGGCTTCAAAAACTTTGTTCTCTTTGCATGTATTCGATCTTCGTATAAAGTCGCCCCACCCGTAGTAACAGATATAGAATTCTAAACTTCTGAAGGCTTGCACCTGATGAGATATTGCAACTGTATTAGTCTTGATGTGTTAAGTTTACCAGGAGAATGAACATACAGAAATCTTAAAGAAGGTTAATGTGAAACCTGGCTGGTAAGCTGATCTGCCAAGAAAAAGTCTTCCAGTGTAACCTGaaacaaaatgaagatttgaattCACTTTTTCGTTCAAAAGTAGAAATACATATTTGTGAAACTTCTCTTCCCATGAGTACCTTGTAGAACGGTGTACAGACCAGATGAAATGCACTACGAATTAGGAAGAAGCGGCTGGAACGGAATATGATATCAAAAGgacaaaatattataagaagaagaacctgCAAAATGAGTTCTGCTTAGATATGGCTTTTACTCTTACTATTGTAACAGCCTATGCCCACCGCTagaaatattgtcttctttgaacttttccttaaggttttaaaatgcgttttctagggagaggttttcacacacttataaggaatgtttgttcccctctccaatcgatgtgggatctcacaatctgagaggtttccacacccttataaggaatatttcgttcccctctccaaccgatgtgggatcttacaatccacccgcCTTGGGgtcctagcatcctcgctagcacaccgctcagtgactggctctaataccatttgtaacagcccaagttcgttggcacactgcctggtaactggctctgatactaattgtaaccgtccaagcccaccgctagtagatattgtcctctttgggctttccctcaaggttttaaaacgcgtttgctagggagaggtttcgacacccttataaggaatgctttgttcccctctccaaccgacgtgagatctcacaacaatAGCTAGAGCATGAAGAGAGAAATATTTGAGACAATGCATTACACAATGAACGATGGAGCTTACAGTGAGTAGAGCTAGAGGAATTGACTCGGTTATAGCTTCAAATCTTTTGGTTTTCAGGTCCACCTCCATGTCCAAATGTGAGAGAATACAAGCCAATGTGAGCACAGCAAGACCGGTACTAAGAAAAAAGACCTCCCGGTGACTCAACTCTGTCCCTTGCTTGAAGCCAAACATAAATGAGTAATTGACACGGTAACGCCTCCAAAAGTATATATTTCCAGAGTACATCATCAGGTGCAAGATGATGAATCCAAAAAGGCTGAAAAAGTAAGCATAAATATCAACATCAAAATGGTACTCAAAAAGTAAAATGCCTCAAAACATCAAAGTCGCTATCTAAAATTACCTATACAGAGGAAATATGTTATCCATGTACTGGCTGCGCCCTGTGCTCTCAAAGATATTTCTTAGGTGTATCACTACAATAATGGCCGCTACAAGTGCCATGGCACAGCCGAAGAAAACCCCTGCagatatttaaatcaaatttgagtGTATAAGACATTGCAAGAAAAACCCTTTTGCTCTAACAAGTGTTATTACCAGAGAAAAACGTAATTCCATGTTTTTCCCTTCTGATTTTTCTTCTCAGAATGTCCATCCCTTTTCTTCGGTTTCCATTTGCAAAGTGCTTAATGAAAACAGCCTCCACTCTTTCTATGAGCCTTGTGACCTGCGGCAGTACAGAAacattttgaagaagaaatactTTCAGGTGAGAGTTGGCTAAATATACCACCATCAAATTTCAGGAATTGTAACAGACCTCCATAGTGCTGCCAAGAGGAGATTTATCCACCATTTCTAAGTAGACCTTCGATGCTCGACGTGACGTTATCTGTATTGACAAAACCCGTGATTCAGAATTACTTGAAGGAAAAAGATAATCCATTTCAAGTAAATAGACTGGAAGCTGTGGAGACCTTACCTTATCATACTTCTTCACGATCTTCGAAACAGCCAATATGTTTAAGAAGCTGTAGATCCATTAGAAGTAAAGCTGTTAATATTTTGACAAATTCAACAATTGAAGAAACATAATCTTCACTATGATAATCAAGACACATGTATTGCTATTACCTGTAACCTTTTAGAACTTGAAGCTTTTGGTAGAATTCAATCAAGGCCCGAGTCATCAATTCTTCTGACTTCCTCAACTCCGTTTTCTTATATGATAACCCAGCTTTGGAACTCGCAACCATGTATTTCAAGGTTGATACTGGTGTTTCAGGAGCGATATTAATCCTTACATGGGGTAACAAGTCTAATGAGGCTGGCCTGTGTTCTTGAATGGTTTGAGTTGTTCCCCTACTCCTCTTCCTGCTGTAACTGTTGCCCTCTTTTGCTTCCATCTCCTCCTCTACCGTCTCAACTTCCTGAGTTATTTCGAAGCGCGACCGTCCTTCTAAAACACAATCTAGACAGTaagaaaccaaatcaaattcaCAAAACCATTGCATTTATAACTAAAGATCTCTTTTCCAACTTACCTGTACTTCTTCCATTGATGGAATTAACAGTTGAGGAGGCTGCAGTTCCTGCTAGATCCACAGGTTCATCGACATCGTTGGAAGCAACATCTGGTTTCTCCACCTTAATCCTTAGAGCAACCAAAATATCCATCTGTTTGCTCAATTCCTCAGCCTCCACCGTCAGCTCCCCCACTTTCTTCTTGTAAAACCTCACCACTTTATTGAACTCAGCATCAAGTTCCCTAAAGAATAGCACCTCATTTCCACCTCCTTGGTCAGATGACATAAAGAACATGCTCTGATAGCTCTCTTCAGAACCATTATGAACGATGTTTGTGATGATTGCATCATCCTGCTTCCTTGGAGAATTCCTCTGCGTTGTAAGCCCACTGAAAGCTCTATACAATGACATCTTTCTCTTTAGCTTTCCTGAGGCATCCGGAGCTTTTGGCTGCCTAGATATGCTTACTTCTTTCAAAATTGCTTTCAGATTATTGTAATCCAAGTACGCTTCTTGCCATTCCGGCACCATTTGGGACAAAAACTCCTTCCCGAACTTCATCTAAGAAGGGTGGCTTTACAGGATGAGTTACCAATTGGTTATTCGAAATGCATTcccatacatacatatatatattcggTGGGCATTTGACAATTATTTTAGACCTGTCattccaattttttcttagatcatctttaataaataaagcgGTTTACCCTTTGACTTCGTCGGAATCATGAGCGCGCAGAAGCTTCAGTGGCTTTCGTTTTCAGCAAGAAATGGAGAATACTTTTCATGTTGGGTTCTTCTCTCCAGATTCGTTCATCCACTGAGTCTCGAACGCCGGCTGCAGAAGAGGAAAAACAGTGAAAAATGAGTAACTGGGATCGATTTGAGAGGAGGATGTCCCACATTATCACCATGGGAACAACTCGCTTCGCTCCGCGTAGAGATAAGGATCGCTTGACTAGTAGCATCAAGCAGTACATTATGCCGTTCAGCCGCGATTCGTCGATGGCGATGCTTTCCACAAACAATGTCCCTTCGGAAATTATTGCATGTACGTAATATCACGCgccataaataataataattaggtcatttctttttacttttttttctttagaattttgcttttaattctaaatttttaatctcattatgatataataaacaatacaataatgtaaaattttctttatattatatgctCATTATGAGCATATGTCATGGCTCATatagattagggttttggacctttttttttttttttttttaatttctccaaATTTCACGTAAAAAACGACATTTGAATAtcgttattttttaagttcGGTAATTacaaaagtgaaaattttaattattgattattaaaataataattaatattttatctactGAACTACCTAACATATAAtagtattaaattaaaatatcattttagatAAATCAATATGattattcttatatttatagaattttttaaaattttagatcaAAATAGAACTCGgaacaaaacaaattttaaaagttaaaaaaaagtagtaatgaatataatatgagatatttttttctctcttttgtagaaaatttatttaattagacTGCTACGTTCGTTGTAATGTACTGTTTCTTAATTACGGTTCGAAAAATTTACGTGTTTGTTATAATCATggtaaaataatgtaaaactATGggctaattttaaaaataattagtgaAGGGTTGGTTTGAGAAGCTAAACAAATAATGGCGTATTATTTATGGTGGTTAATTATGACGTCAATATACATTGCACTTGGGCCATTTTTACTTGGAGATTAATTTTTACTTCCACAAATCATCTCATATATAATGCATacataattaataatcataatataacTCTCTCTTATTATGAAAGACACGTAATCaccaataatttatattctatttattgtattataaaaaaatatattttttttataaatatggaCGTCAGCCCGTACACTGGGTAGAGATTTAACCATCTCATCTTTTAAATCTACAAACGAAGGTCGAgtgcattatttattttcaaattttttctgTTATTAATAGAGTTGATTTTGTTTACAACTTACGAGTATTTGGCAAGAGTTGGttaagtaaaaagaaaagtcgTAATGGAATTCGAGATATTAATGaccaaagaaaattaaaatatgtgactcggaaaaaaaaacgagatACGATTAGTTatcattattgaaaaatataacttGGACGGGCCAAAGTCATACAGCTGTATGTTTATGACTTTATATGGAGGACATTCAGcaagaaaaaacaaactctttaaaaaaaaaaataataaataaattagcttaatgaacttttatttagttgaattttgtatgaaaTGAATAATGTCACACCCGGGAAGAGAATTATAAAAGTCCAACCATATAATATGAATAATGTCACGTGCATGTCACCGTATCATGAATCTTGGAATATGGagtataatatataaattgacatgtttatttatttatttattattattattattattattataatgcattaaattatgtttatttattataagattATTTCTTTCACTGTAATCGTCTTACTCATAGCCGAGTTCtcattttgttgttgttgtcgtcGAATTCGAAAGGTAATGGCACAGAGTTGAATGCTCTGAACTTCCCCACATTGTTCAGGTGTTCATTCTCCATCCTGATGAACACAAAATCAAGTTTCGTTagttgatttctttttcactcACGTTGTTCATGCAGCTTTACAATCGGACAAACCTGAAGAAATTCCAGATTCCTCGTCGAATGATTTCCAGCACGGCGACAATGGCGATCAAGGCTTGTCTGTGGATAAATGGAGCTTCTCTGAAACCTAATACTGATTGCATCCAAGCGAGTCTCAGCAAGATATTCAGTCCCTGCAACCAAGATTCGGAAGATTGTCATTATCGGCTAAAACATGCCATGGAAAGCTAGGTTTTCAAGAATTTGCGGTATGTTCTTACAATTGCTACATAGTAAACATTTTTGTTGGATATCAATAGTTTGTCTCTCAACCATGGATTTTTCGAGTTTCGTTGGAGAAGTCCCCAATCTTGAACTATGTCCCAATATGTGCCTGAAATTGTTGCAATACCAGAACTAATTGCCGCTAGAATTCTCCAAATCATCCCCATATTCAAATCATGACCTGTTCTCATTGCAATTGCAACGATTGTTGAGAAGTATTTCAGTCCATTAAATACATGTTCTACATCTTTCTCTTCCACCAACCGTCGAAGGCACTGTAAGCATTCAACAACTTTATCTCTGATGAGTTCATACAATATTGAGGAAGACATTTGTAGTTTGCTGTGCAAAACACTAGCCAGATTACCTGAAGAGTACGAATCCAGTATGGAATAATTGCAACAACAAAGTAAAAAGCTTCGAAAATTCTGCTCTCGAAGCACTTATTTGATCTTCGTATGAAATCCCCCCACCCATAGTAGCAGACGTAGAATTGTAAACTTCTGAACGCTTGAACCTGATGTGAAATTGTATCTGGTTTAGCTTTGGTGTATGAACTTTGAAGGATTTCAGTCATCTAGATGATAGACATCGAAGTTCTTCCGGAGAATAGAAGATATTGAAGTTTAAAGAGGCTTGATATCAAACCTGGCTAGTGAGCTGGTCTGCCAAGAAAAAGTCTTGGAGGCTAACCTGAAGACAATATATAGATTTAAGTTATGTGTTTGACAATAGATATACATTTTTGTAAACCTTCTCTTGCTCCAAGTACCTTGTATAAAGGAGCACAGACCAAATGAAATGCGCTTCGAACGAGGAAGAAGCGGCTGGGACGAAATAGGATGTCGAAAGGACAGaatattaagaaaagaagGGCCTGCAGAATGATTGAGTtcagccatggatgatgaagACAAATATTTGAGACATGAACTTCTTACAATGAGTAGAGCCAAAGGGACTGATTCAGTTATGGCCGCAAAGGTTCGGGTTCTGGGGTCTGCTTCCATGTCCAAATTGGAGAGGATGCAAGCCATTGTGATCACAGCAAGACCTGAACTAAGAAAAAAGACCTCCCAGTAACCCAACTCCGTCCCTTGCTTGAAGCCAAACATAAGGGTGTAGTTTACATGGTAACGCCTCCAAAAGTATAGATTTGCAGAGTATATCAGCATGTGCAAGACAATGAATCCAAAAAGGCTGAAAAAGGAAACATTGGTATCAACAATCGAGCAGCCGTGTTCTTTGGAGCTTCAAAGTAAGTTTCTTGAATTACCTATAGAGAGGAAATATGTTATCCATGTACTGCCCACGCCCTTGACTCTTGAAGATGTTTCTTAGGTGTATGACTAGAATGATGGCCACTACAAGTGCAAGCGAGCAGCCAAAGAAAAACCCTGCAGATATCCAATTCAAGTTTAAGAGCACAAGACATTAGCTTTGAAGTgtaaaatctcacatcggttggagaggggaacgaaacatttctataaggatgtggaaacttctctctaacagacgcatttttaaaaaccgtgaagctgacgacaatacctaacgggctaaagtggacaatatctgtcagcaatgggcttgggctgttacaaatggtatcagagtcaggcaccaagcggtgtgccagcgaggacgctggcccccaaaggggtggattgtgagacacattggttggagagaggaacgctataaagggtgtggaaacctctccctaatagatgcatttttaaaaatcgtgaggttgacaacgatacgtaatgggccaaagcgaacaatatctattagcggtgggcttgggctattacataaAGCAACCAGTCTTCTTACCGGAGAAAAAGGTAATTCCTTGTCTTTcccttttgatttttcttttcaaaatgtcCATCCCTCTTCTACGGTTTCCATCTGCAAAGTGCTTAATGAAAACAGCCTCCACCCTTTCTATGAGCCCTGTAACCTGTTGTTGTACAGAAACactttgaaaaaagaaaggactTTAAACCACAATTCTGTCTCAGGAATCGTTGCAGACCTCAAGAATGCTGCCAAGAGGAGATTTTTCCACCATTTCGAGGTAGGCCTTCGATGCTTTACGTGATGTAATCTGCAAGgataaaatcataattactGAAGGAAAAAGATTATGTTCTTCAAATATAAAGATTGGTGGCTGTTGAGACcttatcatatttcttcatgaTCTTCGAAACGGCCAGTTTATTCAAGAAACTGCAGATTCATAAGGAACAACTCCATTTATAGTTCTGCAAATTCAACAGTGAAGTAACATATGTTCAATATGATATCAATATTCATGCATTACCTGTAGCCTTTTAGAACTCGAAGCTTTTGGTAGAATTCAATGAAGGCACGTTTCATCAGTTCTTCTGCCTTCCTCAACTCTGTCTTGTTATAAGACAACTGAGATTTGGAACTCATGACCATACATTTTAATGTCGATATTGGCGTTTCGGGCTGGACATTAATCCGTACTTGGGACAACAACTCTAACTTGAGTTTTTGAATGGTAGGATGAGCTATTCCTCCACTGGCCTTCCTGCTGTTACTTTTTGCTTCTCTAGTTTCCATCTCAACTTCTTGGGTTACCTCCAAGCTTGACCGTTCTACAAATACGTTCATCTTTATTACTGGTATTTATCGAACACAAAATCGAAAGTTCAAGAATCTATTCAACGATGACTTACTTGCAGTTCTGGGAAAAGTGGACTTAGCAGTAGAAGTAGAAGCTGAGGATGTACTACTACCTGTAAGACTGACACTCTCATTAAAATCTTCAAGAGCAATATCTGGCTTCTCTACCTTAATCCGCAGCGCAATCAAGATATCTATCTGCTTGCTCAACTCCTCAGCCTCCCCCATCAGCTCCGCCACTTCCTTCTTGTAAAACCCCACCACTTTATTAAACTCATCATCAAGTCTCCTGAAGAACTCCACCTGATGTTCATCGCTTTGCTCCGACGATGAAGCGAACAGCATGCTCTGGTAACACTCTTCAGACCctgtatgaattatgtttgTATGTATAGCATCCTCCTGCATCTGTTGAGAGCGTCTCGGTCCTGCTAGCCCGCTGAAAGCTCTGTACAGAGAGACCCTTCTCTTCAAGTTGCGCGTTGTCCCATCGGATGCCTCTGGCTGTCTCGCCCGGCTGACTTCTTTCAACACTGTTTTCAGATGGCTGTAATCCAGGTATGCCTCTTGCCATTCTGGCACCATTTGAGACATAAATTCCTTCCTAAACTTCATCTTTGCTCTCTGAAATTCTCTGCATTGATGCTTTTGGTTTTGTCAAGGTGGGAAGATTTGGATTTGACATGAGGATGTCCTACGTGATTACTGCGCAAACATCTTGACCTGCATTAATTTGGCAGCGTCAACCACGACACTGCTGTTGTTTAAAGAAAAGTTTTTCATTAATTCCTTGCCTGTTCTTTGatcaaataatatcaaaatttgcTGTCCACCAAAAACTGGGAAGAGATCCAACTGAAAAATCAACCACAATGGGCCACTGCTTTAAATTCTCCACAACCGGATGATCAGGACTTCACTATTACATTGGAGAATTTTCTTacttaaaagatatttttaagtaaGTTGCGTGTTTGAGAGTGAGTATGAAAATTAAGTTCATAAGtgtgaaattaaatattaaaattgtagtaattttattttttgttttttcttacctataaactcatgattttttttttctgcctGTAATCCCAtcaacataaatttattaaataatattaaaaagttaatggcaaaaaaattgaaacatgaattaaaattttataaataattaaatgtttgaattgcAATAgataaatcttaattttaa
This window encodes:
- the LOC111808062 gene encoding phosphate transporter PHO1 homolog 9-like, with translation MKFRKEFMSQMVPEWQEAYLDYSHLKTVLKEVSRARQPEASDGTTRNLKRRVSLYRAFSGLAGPRRSQQMQEDAIHTNIIHTGSEECYQSMLFASSSEQSDEHQVEFFRRLDDEFNKVVGFYKKEVAELMGEAEELSKQIDILIALRIKVEKPDIALEDFNESVSLTGSSTSSASTSTAKSTFPRTAKRSSLEVTQEVEMETREAKSNSRKASGGIAHPTIQKLKLELLSQVRINVQPETPISTLKCMVMSSKSQLSYNKTELRKAEELMKRAFIEFYQKLRVLKGYSFLNKLAVSKIMKKYDKITSRKASKAYLEMVEKSPLGSILEVTGLIERVEAVFIKHFADGNRRRGMDILKRKIKRERQGITFFSGFFFGCSLALVVAIILVIHLRNIFKSQGRGQYMDNIFPLYSLFGFIVLHMLIYSANLYFWRRYHVNYTLMFGFKQGTELGYWEVFFLSSGLAVITMACILSNLDMEADPRTRTFAAITESVPLALLIALLFLIFCPFDILFRPSRFFLVRSAFHLVCAPLYKVSLQDFFLADQLTSQVQAFRSLQFYVCYYGWGDFIRRSNKCFESRIFEAFYFVVAIIPYWIRTLQCLRRLVEEKDVEHVFNGLKYFSTIVAIAMRTGHDLNMGMIWRILAAISSGIATISGTYWDIVQDWGLLQRNSKNPWLRDKLLISNKNVYYVAIGLNILLRLAWMQSVLGFREAPFIHRQALIAIVAVLEIIRRGIWNFFRMENEHLNNVGKFRAFNSVPLPFEFDDNNNKMRTRL
- the LOC111808060 gene encoding phosphate transporter PHO1 homolog 9-like isoform X2, whose product is MKFGKEFLSQMVPEWQEAYLDYNNLKAILKEVSISRQPKAPDASGKLKRKMSLYRAFSGLTTQRNSPRKQDDAIITNIVHNGSEESYQSMFFMSSDQGGGNEVLFFRELDAEFNKVVRFYKKKVGELTVEAEELSKQMDILVALRIKVEKPDVASNDVDEPVDLAGTAASSTVNSINGRSTEGRSRFEITQEVETVEEEMEAKEGNSYSRKRSRGTTQTIQEHRPASLDLLPHVRINIAPETPVSTLKYMVASSKAGLSYKKTELRKSEELMTRALIEFYQKLQVLKGYSFLNILAVSKIVKKYDKITSRRASKVYLEMVDKSPLGSTMEVTRLIERVEAVFIKHFANGNRRKGMDILRRKIRREKHGITFFSGVFFGCAMALVAAIIVVIHLRNIFESTGRSQYMDNIFPLYSLFGFIILHLMMYSGNIYFWRRYRVNYSFMFGFKQGTELSHREVFFLSTGLAVLTLACILSHLDMEVDLKTKRFEAITESIPLALLTVLLLIIFCPFDIIFRSSRFFLIRSAFHLVCTPFYKVTLEDFFLADQLTSQVQAFRSLEFYICYYGWGDFIRRSNTCKENKVFEAFYFVVAIIPYWIRTLQCLRRLIEEKDVMHVFNGLKYFSTVIAVAMRTGNDLNMGMTWRTLAAVSSVIATISGTYWDIVCDWGLLRRNSKNPWLRDKLVISNKSVYFAAIVLNILLRLAWMQSVLGFREAPFIHRQALIAIVAVLEIIRRGIWNFFRLENEHLNNVGKYRAFDSVPLPFDYDEMVR
- the LOC111808060 gene encoding phosphate transporter PHO1 homolog 9-like isoform X1; amino-acid sequence: MKFGKEFLSQMVPEWQEAYLDYNNLKAILKEVSISRQPKAPDASGKLKRKMSLYRAFSGLTTQRNSPRKQDDAIITNIVHNGSEESYQSMFFMSSDQGGGNEVLFFRELDAEFNKVVRFYKKKVGELTVEAEELSKQMDILVALRIKVEKPDVASNDVDEPVDLAGTAASSTVNSINGRSTDCVLEGRSRFEITQEVETVEEEMEAKEGNSYSRKRSRGTTQTIQEHRPASLDLLPHVRINIAPETPVSTLKYMVASSKAGLSYKKTELRKSEELMTRALIEFYQKLQVLKGYSFLNILAVSKIVKKYDKITSRRASKVYLEMVDKSPLGSTMEVTRLIERVEAVFIKHFANGNRRKGMDILRRKIRREKHGITFFSGVFFGCAMALVAAIIVVIHLRNIFESTGRSQYMDNIFPLYSLFGFIILHLMMYSGNIYFWRRYRVNYSFMFGFKQGTELSHREVFFLSTGLAVLTLACILSHLDMEVDLKTKRFEAITESIPLALLTVLLLIIFCPFDIIFRSSRFFLIRSAFHLVCTPFYKVTLEDFFLADQLTSQVQAFRSLEFYICYYGWGDFIRRSNTCKENKVFEAFYFVVAIIPYWIRTLQCLRRLIEEKDVMHVFNGLKYFSTVIAVAMRTGNDLNMGMTWRTLAAVSSVIATISGTYWDIVCDWGLLRRNSKNPWLRDKLVISNKSVYFAAIVLNILLRLAWMQSVLGFREAPFIHRQALIAIVAVLEIIRRGIWNFFRLENEHLNNVGKYRAFDSVPLPFDYDEMVR
- the LOC111808060 gene encoding phosphate transporter PHO1 homolog 9-like isoform X3; translated protein: MKFGKEFLSQMVPEWQEAYLDYNNLKAILKEVSISRQPKAPDASGKLKRKMSLYRAFSGLTTQRNSPRKQDDAIITNIVHNGSEESYQSMFFMSSDQGGGNEVLFFRELDAEFNKVVRFYKKKVGELTVEAEELSKQMDILVALRIKVEKPDVASNDVDEPVDLAGTAASSTVNSINGRSTGRSRFEITQEVETVEEEMEAKEGNSYSRKRSRGTTQTIQEHRPASLDLLPHVRINIAPETPVSTLKYMVASSKAGLSYKKTELRKSEELMTRALIEFYQKLQVLKGYSFLNILAVSKIVKKYDKITSRRASKVYLEMVDKSPLGSTMEVTRLIERVEAVFIKHFANGNRRKGMDILRRKIRREKHGITFFSGVFFGCAMALVAAIIVVIHLRNIFESTGRSQYMDNIFPLYSLFGFIILHLMMYSGNIYFWRRYRVNYSFMFGFKQGTELSHREVFFLSTGLAVLTLACILSHLDMEVDLKTKRFEAITESIPLALLTVLLLIIFCPFDIIFRSSRFFLIRSAFHLVCTPFYKVTLEDFFLADQLTSQVQAFRSLEFYICYYGWGDFIRRSNTCKENKVFEAFYFVVAIIPYWIRTLQCLRRLIEEKDVMHVFNGLKYFSTVIAVAMRTGNDLNMGMTWRTLAAVSSVIATISGTYWDIVCDWGLLRRNSKNPWLRDKLVISNKSVYFAAIVLNILLRLAWMQSVLGFREAPFIHRQALIAIVAVLEIIRRGIWNFFRLENEHLNNVGKYRAFDSVPLPFDYDEMVR